A DNA window from uncultured Methanoregula sp. contains the following coding sequences:
- a CDS encoding KUP/HAK/KT family potassium transporter, producing the protein MTHTSSSLNGVVKSMGLVFGDIGTSPIYSLTAIFFLIPPTPQNIMGILSLIIWTLTMLVTVQYTYLAMHLGKKGEGGTIVLKEILLSMLKSGNQIAFVSLLAIIGIALFIGDGVITPAISILSAVEGITLIPGFEQTSQMTLMIIAGLIAIGLFSVQARGSERVAWAFGPVMIIWFAALAISGLCALWFAPQVLLAVNPMYGIHYLASHGLEGFLILSSVILVATGGEALYADMGHLGRKPIVSAWYIVFAALVVNYLGQGAFLLSHPGAHNILFEMIFSQSGILYIPFLILSIAATVIASQAMISGIFSIVYQGITTRIMPLLRIDYTSPQLRSQIYIDIVNWALLLAVLFVIVIFRTSNNLTHAYGLAVCGTMVITAILVTWILLLRGQIVKSLMAVLILGITIAFLIANLHKIPDGGYWSLVIAFIPFAIIMIYVNGQRKLAAKLSPIPLDNFLVKFKDAYHSANRISGTALFFARDFRNLPQYVPRIMFNNKIIYDDNIIISIIRTEQPFGVTWGVTRELAQGFSIFEIYLGYMEIVDIGKILKEADIDEVTIFYGMEDIVTTHVVWRIFAAIKRLSPPLVQFYKLPPDKIHGVVTRVEL; encoded by the coding sequence ATGACGCACACTTCCTCGTCGCTGAATGGTGTCGTCAAATCCATGGGCCTCGTGTTTGGCGATATCGGCACGAGCCCTATCTATTCACTCACTGCCATCTTTTTTTTGATCCCGCCGACACCGCAGAACATTATGGGGATTCTCTCGCTGATCATCTGGACCCTGACCATGCTCGTCACGGTCCAGTATACGTACCTCGCCATGCATCTCGGTAAAAAAGGTGAAGGCGGGACGATCGTGCTCAAAGAGATCCTCCTCTCCATGCTGAAATCCGGCAACCAGATTGCGTTTGTCTCCCTTCTCGCGATCATCGGCATAGCCCTTTTCATCGGCGACGGGGTGATAACCCCGGCCATCAGCATACTGTCTGCAGTGGAGGGCATCACCCTCATCCCGGGGTTTGAGCAGACATCCCAGATGACCCTGATGATAATTGCCGGACTCATCGCGATCGGTCTCTTCTCCGTCCAGGCGCGGGGGAGCGAGCGGGTGGCGTGGGCGTTTGGCCCGGTCATGATCATCTGGTTTGCCGCCCTTGCCATCTCCGGTCTGTGTGCCCTCTGGTTTGCTCCCCAGGTCCTGCTGGCGGTGAACCCGATGTACGGAATCCACTACTTAGCCTCGCACGGGCTTGAAGGATTCCTGATTCTCTCCTCGGTAATACTCGTGGCAACCGGGGGCGAAGCCCTGTATGCGGATATGGGGCACCTGGGCAGGAAGCCGATAGTCAGTGCCTGGTACATCGTCTTTGCTGCACTCGTGGTGAACTATCTCGGCCAGGGTGCATTCCTGCTGTCCCATCCCGGCGCACACAACATCCTCTTCGAGATGATCTTTTCCCAGTCCGGAATCCTGTATATCCCCTTCCTGATTCTGAGCATTGCAGCAACCGTTATCGCTTCCCAGGCCATGATCTCGGGAATATTCTCGATTGTGTATCAGGGTATCACAACCCGGATCATGCCCCTGTTGCGCATTGACTACACTTCCCCACAACTCCGTTCCCAGATCTATATCGATATCGTGAACTGGGCCCTGCTCCTCGCGGTTCTCTTCGTTATTGTGATCTTCAGGACGTCCAACAATCTCACCCACGCCTATGGCCTTGCAGTCTGCGGGACCATGGTGATCACCGCGATTCTCGTGACGTGGATTCTTCTCCTCCGGGGGCAGATCGTGAAATCCCTGATGGCAGTTCTCATCCTCGGGATCACGATCGCGTTCCTGATTGCAAATCTCCATAAGATCCCCGACGGAGGATACTGGTCGCTCGTCATCGCATTCATCCCGTTTGCTATCATCATGATCTACGTGAACGGCCAGAGGAAACTTGCTGCAAAACTGAGCCCGATCCCTCTCGACAATTTCCTGGTAAAATTCAAGGACGCCTACCATTCGGCGAACCGGATCTCCGGCACTGCCCTGTTCTTTGCCCGGGATTTCCGGAATCTTCCCCAATATGTTCCCCGGATTATGTTCAACAACAAGATCATTTACGATGACAATATCATCATCTCGATCATCCGGACCGAACAGCCCTTCGGGGTAACCTGGGGAGTCACCCGCGAACTTGCACAGGGGTTCTCGATCTTTGAGATATACCTCGGGTATATGGAGATCGTCGATATCGGGAAGATATTAAAAGAGGCGGATATCGATGAGGTAACGATCTTCTATGGCATGGAAGACATTGTTACCACTCATGTTGTCTGGCGTATTTTTGCGGCGATCAAACGCCTCTCCCCGCCCCTGGTGCAGTTCTACAAGCTGCCCCCCGACAAGATCCATGGTGTCGTCACAAGGGTAGAACTGTGA
- the nth gene encoding endonuclease III: MKKQDAARIYSLLLRRYPDAREAPETVARGTPFEVLILTILSAQTTDKAVLKVKPSLFSKYPGPNELSKGRIDDVEKIIHSLGYYHAKAKNIIAASQALLDRFGGNVPETMDELLTIPGVGRKTANIVMYHALGRNEGIAVDTHVRRLSQRIGFSDTDNVEVIERDLMALFPQDTWGDLTDVLIAHGRATCDAKKPLCDECVISSKCRYFKTENR; encoded by the coding sequence ATGAAAAAACAGGATGCCGCCCGGATCTATTCGCTTCTTCTCAGGCGGTACCCTGATGCCCGCGAGGCTCCCGAGACCGTTGCCCGCGGGACACCGTTTGAAGTACTCATTCTCACGATTCTCTCTGCCCAGACAACCGACAAGGCTGTCCTGAAAGTCAAGCCCTCGCTCTTCTCGAAGTACCCGGGACCGAATGAGCTCTCGAAAGGCCGGATCGATGACGTGGAGAAGATCATCCACAGCCTTGGCTACTACCACGCGAAGGCGAAAAATATCATCGCCGCATCGCAGGCCCTGCTCGACCGGTTCGGGGGAAACGTCCCGGAGACGATGGATGAGCTCCTGACCATCCCGGGCGTCGGGCGCAAGACTGCAAACATCGTGATGTATCATGCCCTTGGTCGGAACGAGGGGATCGCAGTCGACACCCATGTCCGAAGGCTCTCGCAGCGGATTGGGTTTTCCGATACCGACAACGTGGAGGTCATCGAGCGGGATCTCATGGCTCTCTTCCCTCAGGATACCTGGGGCGATCTCACCGATGTCCTGATCGCCCATGGCCGGGCAACCTGCGATGCGAAGAAACCGCTCTGCGATGAGTGCGTGATCAGCAGTAAATGCCGGTATTTCAAAACAGAAAACCGGTAA
- a CDS encoding DUF2178 domain-containing protein, which translates to MKYLTYLIGTFLTACLVAALIGWSMAAGNFLIPIIAIPLGFVVILACRRNVKEVIGDERVNKIRSRAALRTLEVLVILGAIASVILYSYMVSDPLAPMIKGRVFTNDDGTSSMIVNMYRPGSAERPENLIRSTMIKNINAMNESEAMDYCQFRREGFLENEKKGIMGMTIGGSVLFLLITFGAFYLYYNRKY; encoded by the coding sequence ATGAAATATCTTACATACCTTATCGGTACATTCCTGACCGCCTGCCTGGTTGCTGCATTGATCGGCTGGTCCATGGCAGCCGGGAATTTCCTGATCCCCATCATCGCAATCCCGCTGGGATTCGTCGTCATCCTGGCATGCCGCCGGAATGTGAAAGAAGTGATAGGCGACGAACGCGTGAACAAAATTCGGTCCAGGGCTGCACTCCGGACACTGGAAGTCCTTGTTATTCTCGGGGCCATCGCGTCAGTCATACTGTACTCCTACATGGTCAGCGACCCGCTTGCCCCGATGATCAAAGGACGGGTATTTACCAATGATGACGGGACGAGTTCAATGATCGTTAACATGTACCGGCCGGGCAGTGCGGAACGGCCGGAAAATCTCATCCGTTCAACAATGATAAAAAATATCAATGCCATGAATGAGTCCGAAGCCATGGATTACTGCCAGTTCCGGCGGGAAGGGTTCCTGGAGAATGAAAAAAAGGGCATTATGGGAATGACCATCGGTGGCTCGGTTTTATTCCTCCTTATCACGTTCGGAGCGTTTTATCTTTATTACAACAGAAAGTACTAA